The genomic stretch gcctcgtgcccattgcttctgggataggttccggaccccccgcgacccagtaagataagcagtttgggaaatggatagatggatggagggatggagggatggatgaatTTGCTGTTCCTTCAGCACAGTGCTGCGCCTCAAGTGGAAAAACTAAGaatagcagattttttttacttttgaaaTTACATGGCGGGATTTGTCAAATCAGTGTGTTAGATCAGAAGGAGATTTAAATAATTCTGCAGGCCGAATTAGAATCTTTATTTGACATCCCATCCCTACAACTTTTATATTATTGTTCCTTTGATGTGGATCTTGGGAGAGGTATTGATGGTCAGGGAGCTTGTTAAAGTGTTTTTCTTAGCCTGAGTGTCATTTAACAGCATTGCTTTTCACTTTCTGTTAAAAATAACCCATAGGGAAACTTCTTGAAACCAACGGTTAGCGTGACACTCACGTATCACAGTCCTtcagcttctgtttttccttcctcttcctccctcttcCTTTCTGTCTCCGTCTGCATGGTGCAAAAGATTTGCAATGCACACAGTGGtgaaacagacacacaaacattgCACACATTATACTGCTTATAGTAATTTTGGACAAGAGTTTGCTTACCTTCCATTTCTCAGCAGTTTTTTGGGTCTGTGGACATTAAGAAAACACATTGTTAAAGTGAGAAAATGTCCAGCATAAATTCTGCTGGAATACATGAATTATACAAAGAATTAGTATGAAAGAAGAATCTATAAGATATACTGCGAGGCTATAATGTTAACAAAAAGGCAACatatatattaattaatattgCATATTCTTTGCATAAATCCCTTTAATACAGTATTAGTTACAAAAATAAGAGGGATGTTTACATACACACAACAAAGATACTGCACAGTTAGCTTTAAATGACATAATCATAAAATGTCTGACTTATGACCCTGTAGTGGACAAGTGAAGGGTAGGCAAATGGGAAGATGTTTAAAGTTAAACAGTACAGCTGCATGCTCTAATATGGATGCAAGCATTCTGCATACATCTCACGTCCCCGCAGAGGCTTGAAAAACACAGGGAGATGAGTCTTTTTTCTCTTACCTACATTCACATGCTTTATGCTCCACAAAAGTCATGTCTACATATTCTCTGCCTCCTTCTGCTGGCTTGATCTTCAGCAGCTGACAAGGGTAGGGGAGAGATTTTCATCAAACCCCGAAAAACAACAGACTAATGAGCATTCGTTTAATTGTCTGGAAGGACAGGGATGTTCAAATGAGGCTCCATCCATCCTTTGGCTACTCTTGAGCAGGATGAACGGACAAAACTTTGAGAATTGGGTATGGGTGATGCTGTCAAAATGCTTGAGGTCCTTCTAACGTTAAGTTTTATGACCCTCCCACATAATATGGCCCTGTGGTCTGCGGACATACCGGCTTACCTGCATGGTGACGTTGCTGGTGTCTGTGGGCCGGCACTCCAGGTTCTCGTCGCCACAGCAGCCGGCACAGCGCACAAGGGGCACACAGGAGGGGCTGAAGATGTGCTCCACCTCTCCAGGATA from Brienomyrus brachyistius isolate T26 chromosome 14, BBRACH_0.4, whole genome shotgun sequence encodes the following:
- the pgfb gene encoding placenta growth factor; this translates as MKFFAYIIQVVAAVQLQVSPAQFQSFLSSANSTFEVLPFQDVWERSFCRTIEKLVEVVQEYPGEVEHIFSPSCVPLVRCAGCCGDENLECRPTDTSNVTMQLLKIKPAEGGREYVDMTFVEHKACECRPKKLLRNGRRRQKGRGRKRKEKQKLKDCDTCQPPRR